In the Ranitomeya imitator isolate aRanImi1 chromosome 2, aRanImi1.pri, whole genome shotgun sequence genome, attactgcactagaaatatgaaaaatgagagcgtttagcgcataaaaatggccaattttatgtgtacctggtagcccctttacggcatctctcttataccaggtcctacacttgcctttcctcgctgagaataaacgtctccatctgaatgggtacatgtgaaacctcttcctagactaaaattctctctttgataacactcaacagccttccatccatagattctgttagttgcttgatctgtttacgatcaacattgcttgcagcagccaccacagcctcccagacactgttccgagaggtgtactgttttccctccctgtagatctcacattttatgagggaccacaggttctctatggcaggggtccccaactccagtcctcaaggcccaccaacatgtcatgttttcaggatttccttagtcttgcccaggtaataattgcatcacctgtgcaatgcaaaggaaatcctgaaaacatgacctgttggtgggccttgaggactggagttggggacccctgctctatggggttcagatcaggtgaacaagggggccatgtcattattttttcttctttgagacctttacttgccagccacgctgtggagtagttggaggcatgtgatggagccttgtcctgcatgaaaatcatgtttttcttgaagaataccgacttcttcctgtaccactgcttgaaggagtagtcttccagaaactggcagtaggtctgggagttgagcttcactccatcctcaacccgaaaaggtcccacaagttcatctttgattatactagcccataccagtaccccacctccaccttgttggcgcctgagtcggagtggagctctctgccctttacttacCAGCCTCtgtcccatccatctggcccattaagagtcactctcatttcatcagtccataaaacctttgaaaagtcagtcttaagatatttcttggcccagtcttgacgttttatcttatgtttcttgttcaaaggtggttgttttcagccttccttaccttggccatgtccctgagtatcacacaccttgtgctttttgttactccagtaacgttgcagctctaaaatatggcaaaactggtggcaactgGCATCTTGactcttgattttcctcaattcatgggcagttattttgcgccttttttgcccaacatgcttcttgcgaccctgttggctatttgccatgaaacgcttgattgttcggtgatcacgcttcaaaagtttggcaatttcaagactgctgcatccctctgcaagacatctcacaattttggacttttcagagcccgtcaaatctctcttctgacccattttgccaaaggaaaggaagttacctaataattaagcacatcttatatagggttttgatgtcattagacaatatccctcctcattacagagatgcacatcacctgatttacttaattggtagttggcgctCAAGCCtgtacagcttggagtaggacaacatgtataaaaagtatcatgtgatcaaaatacaacttgcctaataattctgcacacagtgtacatgcCTTTTAATTCATATTTATAGGTGTGTAGTGTATGTCACTTGTTGAATACATGGTTCCATGCAATATTTATCATAAAGTGGCCGACAGACTAATTGAAGGTTTCCATTTGCTTTAATTTTATGAATCATTGCACCACATTTAAAAATAAGTTTGAATCTTGGCCTTTACAAGAGGACATACTTGTGACTTTTTACTGTGTTTTTTATGTCCTGTCTTAAAGTGTGTCCTCCTTTATGCCATGGTGCGCACCCAGACTGATATTACAATTGTGAACACCTCGGTAGACTACAGTCAGATTTTCCATATTATAGTTTATTCCCCATCCTTTGACATTATTTTCCCAAGGAAATATATTTTTAGAAAGTATAAATCAACATAATTTCCTTGATGTAGCTGATAAATCATTTCTTTTGGACTGTATTGTGTGCCCTAGATAAGCTTAAGCCCTCCGTGAACCTAAGCTAGCCATGAAAACCTACCTATATCTGTTCAGGTGTATGTGGGAGTGACGGCTGTTGGCTTAATGCTCATGTGATGGCTATTGCGCATGAATGGCTAACTTTATATCTGTGCTACAGCTGCTTACATTATGCTTTGTTATTGGGGGATGGTGGCCCAAAGCAGTGGATGTGTTTCATGTACACACCACCGCATGTAAAGGCATTCAAAAATAAATCACAATAGCAATATTGATTTTCACATTCCCATTGAAGGTTAAAGAGAATTGAACTTTTGCAATTTACTTAAAAGTAATACTCTACGGTCAAGTATGCCAAGTATACTTTTTATGTGAACACAGGACCCTGCATCAAAGCCTTTTTATGTGGCAGATTCAGAGCCTTTACATATGCTTCTGCTTCTAACACTCGTGTAGCCCAAGTTCTTGACTCAATAGCAGGTTTCCTTCATTGTTATCATAACTTTAGAAAAAGACATGGACTGCAATATTATACACAGATATAATATTAAAATTTTGATCAAAATGTATAAAGCCCACTGCAACCTCATGGCGAGCCTCAGTCCCTAACAAGACAGGCGTAGCAAAGCCATCATCACCATGACACTGCATAAAGAGGGGGAGCAACCCAGGTGCACAGTGGATGTCTCCTTGCACAAGTCCACCGATTTTGCTCTTGGCTTTTTCTTTTTGAGACCACATAAAAGGTtgtatgtttgttttgttttttcttagggtaccgttacactatacgatttaccaatgatcacgaccagcgatacgacctggccgtgatcgttggtaagtcgttgtgtggtcgctggagagctgtcacacagacagctctccagcgaccaacgatgccgagtccccgggtaaccagggtaaacatcgggttactaagcgcagggccgcgcttagtaacccaatgtttaccctggttaccagcgtaaaaaaaaacaaacactacatacttacattccggtgtctgtcccttgccgtctgcttcccgcactgactgactgccggccgtaaagtgaaagcacagcacagcggtgacgtcaccgttgtgctctgctttcactttacggccgtcaGTCAGTGCggcaagcagacggcaagggacctgacggacaccgtaatgtaagtatgtactgtttggtttttttttacatttactatggtaaccaggataaacatcgggtttctaagcgcggccctgcgcttagtaacccgatgtttaccctggttacaagcgaacgcatcgctggatcggtgtcacacacaccgatccagcgatgacagcgggagatccagcgacgaaagaaagttccaaacgatctgctacgacgtacgattctcagcaggatccctgatcgctgctgcgtgtcagacacagcgatatcgtatggatatcgctggaacgtcacggatcgtaccgtcgtagcgacaaaagtgccactgtgagacggtacccttagatctgTTCACTTGGTGTTGGTGCTGAATGGTGCCTATTGTTGCTGTAGTATCTGTGGGGTTGTCTTTGCCTGTCGACATGGGTGCTGTGGGGAACCTGGATTACTACCTGTCTTGGTGCAGTGTCATGGTGGCAGTGGTCGCCATGCGACGGTACTCCTGTCAGGTTGGGGACCCACCGAGCATTTTCCTGTAACAAGGCAGTGAACTTTATTCATTCTAATCAATATgttaacttaaggtaccttcacactaaacgatatcgctagcgatccgtgacgttgcagcgtcctggctagcgatatcgttcagtttgacaagcagcagcgatcaggatcctgctgtgagatcgctggtcggagctagaaggccagaactttatttggtcgctggctctcccgctgacatcgctgaatcggcgtgtgtgacgccgattcagcgatgtcttcgctggtaatcaaggtaaacatcgggttactaagcgcagggccgcgcttagtaacccgatgtttaccctggttaccatcctaaaagtaaaaaaaacaaacgcttcatacttaccttccgctgtctgtcctcggcgctgtgctttcctgcactcactgtgagcacagcggccggaaagcagagcggtgacgtcaccgctctgctttccggccgctgtgctcacagccagtacagagaagcagagcgccggggacagacagcggaaagtaagtatgaagcatttgttttttttacttttaggatggtaaccagggtaaacatcgggttactaagcgcggccctgcgtttagtaacccgatgtttaccctggttaccggcatcgttggtcgctggagagctgtctgtgtgacagctttccagcgaccaaacagcgacgctgcagcgatccggatcgttgtctggatcgctgcagcgtcgtttagtgtgaaggtaccttaaggacctCATGTTTGCTCTTGCAAAATTTGTTTAGCCACAGTGGATCAATGTATAATTTTTGGATGTACAGTCCTCGTCTTTGTCTACAGTTATATTATTTTCATTACTTTATGCCTTcttgagttaaggtaccttcacacataacgatattgttaacgatatcgttgctatttgtgacgtagcaacgatatcgttaatgaaatcgttatgtgtgacagcgaccaacgatcaggcccctgctgggagatcgttggtcgctgaataaagtccagaactttatttcgtcgctggactccctggagacatcgctggatcggcgtgtgtgacaccgatccagcgatgtcttcactggtaaccagggtaaacatcgggtaactaagcgcagggccgcgcttagtaacccgatgtttaccctggttaccatcctaaaagtaaaaaaaaacaaacagtacatacttacctacagctgtctgtcctccagcgctgcgctctgctctcctcctgtactggctgtgagccggaaagcagagcggtgacgtcaccgctctgctttccggctcccagacagtacaggaggagagcagagaagcagagcgcagcgctggaggacagacggctgtaggtaagtatgtactgtttgttttttttttacttttagcatggtaaccagggtaaacatcgggttactaagcgcggtcctgcgcttagtaacccgatgtttaccctggttaccggcatcgttggtcgctggagagcggtctgtgtgacagctctccagcgaccaaacagcgacgctgcagcgatccggatcgttgtcggtatcgctgcagcgtcgctaaatgtgaaggggcctttaggttaCCCAAGTATGTAAAAAACAGTCTGATTTTCAGCTTCAAGAAATATCACTCTGGTTAATGGACTTACATGTTCTTGCAGTTGTCCTCCTTTGAATTGATTGGCGTGAAGCTTCAATATCAAGCACACCCCATAAATGAGAGTCAACATGAGGGCAATTCAGGGTCTCCATCAAGAGACCGGCTAAGTATGGAGTCTCGCAGTCTTTGCTCCATGGGAAAAAGGGATACAATTTTGCTCTTTTACAGAGCGAAAGAAACCATGACCATGATGCCAAGGCTCATTTAAAGGTTTGGGCATTGACTTATTGGGTAGCGATCTCTCTTAGATAGTACTTCTTAGTTAGTGTCTTCCTTCTGTGAGAGAGCTAGTTTACATATATAGACAAGAGTGGCACTTTTTCTATAAGAAGAAAAATCGGCTCTTTTCTCTGATCTTAACTACCGTACTAAATAACTGTTGCAgtaacttctaaaaaaaaaaaaaaacttgtttcaATCATTTGATGGTTATGATTACAGTATTTTCCTTTCTGCAGATATAAAAGAGCATGGCCTTGTTATATATACGTCTGACAGCAAAGAAGAATCCATGCTATATGAAGAAGGAACTCTCATGAACACCTCAATTTATACTTCTGATGGCCATCATTCATATATATCAACACATGATAAGGATGAATTCATCTcacaagaagaagaggaggaagaagaacttACAAACACTGATATTACATGTACTCTAGTTAAGGAGGAACCACCATCATGTGATGAGGAAACGCCCATAAACAAGGATGACTGTGAATTTACTGATCATAGGCAACAAGATTCATCCGCTCCTGTTCAGGAAGAAGCCTTGCGTGACAAAAGCAACAAATCGAATAACGGTGCTTTTGCACCTATTTGTCATAGACAAGCAGTAGATGAATCTTATGTTGAGAAGCGACCATCAAATCCGCTACTACCAAAACCAAATAAATCAATCTCATGTAAATATGGACATCATAAGGCTCTTTCAAAGGAAAAAGTTCATGACCCAGATGGTGAGATTGAATACAGACTGGTTCGTATTAAAGATGACAATACTTCCACTGAAGAGTTTCTCAAGGATGATGTTGACATGCAAGAAGATAATATCGTTACTGTAAATCCCACCCAGCAACATAAAACCATAAATCCTGTGACCTGCTCTCCTAATGATGCAATAAAGATCTATCAATGTGTTGGATGTCAGAAACACTTcaccaccaagatagatcttcagacACATCAGACAATCCATAAAACATTTCAGAAGAGCATTTgtcctgaatgtgggaaatgttttctgtGCACTTCAGCTCTTATCACACACCGGCGGAGTCACACTGGAGAAAATCCTTTCTCGTGTACTGTTTGTGGCAAATCGTTTAGACAGTTGTCACAACTTAAAACACATGAGCGCATACATACAGATGAGAGGCCCTTCTCTTGTTCAGTCTGCGGAAAATCCTTTAGGTGCCGGTCCCACGTGATATCACATGCAAGGATTCACAAGGAAGACACTAAATCTGTAGTGTGAAAAGTTATCTGGTGTCCGCCCCCCTTTTTAACGTCAAGGCTGTAAAGTTAAACTTCATCCTTTATTTTGTGTACTGGTGGACTGGTTAAGGTCCTGCCAATATTACTTTATCATTGGCCATTACTTGCGGACAAAAACCTAGTCCTCCGGTGGTTGTCGTTTCTTATCCTACACATAGCTGAGAAAGAGAGGGGAGAGAATACAGTATAATCTGCTGAAGCCAAAAATGTAAGTGATGCTTGTTGGAATTATTCGTTAAATACACATTTGTTTTATTTCAGTACCTATCAAATAAGCTTGTGCTAGCCGAATATTTGCCAAGTGAAAtattactaaagataacacaggtctacaaaaaaaactttttttttcaggggccaagtttttttttatgttttagggtattttgagggtgctgaattcaatatTCCCATTACGTTTGATGAATTGATTCTAGTTTTTGAGACGATGGACATGTATCAACATAATGCAGTGTCTTAGGTAATGAAATATACCATAGAATTATTTTGTATTCCAATTAGTAGGCTTACAGTGCTATAAAAGCGACTTTTTGATGCCAGAATTCTACCTTAATTAACTATTGAAAATCTCTCAGAAACTGGAGCCAATCTGGCACAACATAAGTCATATCCTTAATCCGCACCATAAAACCATTCAGACATCATTGGCCCCAAAATCACTGTATTCCAGTGTAATAATACTGTTCTCTGGATAACACCATATTGCTTCTCTTATTCCCGCAGGCACTCCTCTATTATTAAAGAGTGCCTTCAACTAAGACTGAAAATTCTCTTTATTCACAGCCTCCCACTTTGTAAATTATAATTCCTTGGGGTCTGTTGTGGGGGTAACAGTAAGATAAAGGTGTCCTCTATTGTTCTACCATCTAAGAGCAAACTATTCATCTATTGTTTCGTACAGATTCATCTCTATTATGTCAGAGTATTGCCTTATCATAAAGGAGCTATGACGACACTGATGTCTTCAGAGAAAACTTCAGAAAGAGAAATGAGATGCAAATTACATTTGAGTAAACGCTGTATGCATCTGGAGTcatggattaacccctttacccccgagggtggtttgcgaccgggccaatttttacaattctgaccactgtccctttatgaggttataactctggaacacttcaacggatcctggtgattctgagattgttttctcatgacatattgtacttcatgatagtggtaaaatttctttgatattacctgcgtttatttgtgaaaaaaaacggaaatttgacaaaCATTTCGCa is a window encoding:
- the LOC138665415 gene encoding oocyte zinc finger protein XlCOF29-like, coding for MPSCIVKGCSFCWKKKNPDITIHAFPRSKEMIKAWLMQTGQDFGDIDAFTDKVFEGKKTDAFRICSQHFTSESYTNEGMRKSLKKGALPTIFNCTVQANTTVKKIQKKKERPSRPKSTKKIRSRMTQRLLNITLEIIYLLTGEDYKVVKSRKRTKMMELGELDRPQTPTAMTPPPPCQSNDETNDRQILELAYKIIQLLNGEEGDYLEGHHDFYADMLSNEQSFRSHDIKEHGLVIYTSDSKEESMLYEEGTLMNTSIYTSDGHHSYISTHDKDEFISQEEEEEEELTNTDITCTLVKEEPPSCDEETPINKDDCEFTDHRQQDSSAPVQEEALRDKSNKSNNGAFAPICHRQAVDESYVEKRPSNPLLPKPNKSISCKYGHHKALSKEKVHDPDGEIEYRLVRIKDDNTSTEEFLKDDVDMQEDNIVTVNPTQQHKTINPVTCSPNDAIKIYQCVGCQKHFTTKIDLQTHQTIHKTFQKSICPECGKCFLCTSALITHRRSHTGENPFSCTVCGKSFRQLSQLKTHERIHTDERPFSCSVCGKSFRCRSHVISHARIHKEDTKSVV